In Cheilinus undulatus linkage group 16, ASM1832078v1, whole genome shotgun sequence, one DNA window encodes the following:
- the LOC121523872 gene encoding gastrula zinc finger protein XlCGF8.2DB-like, with protein MSNIQILRSVVNQRLNAAVEEVFELFERTIAEYEEKLRASKEENHRQQKLLDAVLTPEIQLHRPDVQQLMMREEVFLSEQEDRSSNLDQRITVPLHIKEEHEDLQSSQEREQLPEAEEDFINMLTVTSVPVRTEEEDGENPQTSLSCQSQREENRDTKIVKTEADGEDCGGSAANKHFNPDSHLQTVTPGKFLHLTGSENSGSADLKKSGVSQGGLNPLQNKDIAVSVMLINTGNIPVSSAECAPSFGLKTQLQGHREIKKGDKPFSCSVCKKSFQWRAEIVRHMRVHTGEKPFSCSVCGKRFALFGNLRQHAPIHTGEKPFGCSVCHRKFTWHASYKNHKCVVKSSQT; from the exons ATGTCTAACATCCAAATACTGAGATCTGTAGTGAACCAGAGGCTGAATGCTGCTGTTGAAGAGGTTTTTGAGCTGTTTGAAAGAACGATAGCGGAGTACGAGGAGAAACTGAGAGCATCTAAAGAGGAAAACCATCGACAACAGAAACTACTGGATGCTGTTTTAACCCCGGAGATTCAGCTCCACAGACCAG ACGTCCAGCAGTTGATGATGAGAGAGGAAGTGTTTCTCTCTGAGCAGGAGGACAGGAGCTCCAACCTGGACCAGAGGATCACCGTGCCTCTgcacattaaagaggaacatGAAGACCTGCAGAGCAGTCAGGAAAGAGAGCAGCTTCCAGAAGCAGAGGAGGATTTTATCAACATGTTGACAGTAACTTCTGTCCCTGTGAGGACTGAAGAAGAGGATGGAGAGAATCCTCAGACTTCACTGTCCTGTCAATCCCAAAGAGAAGAGAACAGAGACACAAAGATTGTGAAAACAgaagctgatggagaggactgtggaggatcAGCAGCAAACAAACACTTTAATCCAGACAGTCATTTACAAACTGTCACTCCTGGCAAATTTTTACATCTCACTGGATCTGAGAATAGTGGCAGTGCTGATTTGAAGAAGAGCGGTGTCTCTCAGGGAGGTTTAAATCCTCTGCAAAACAAAGACATAGCTGTAAGTGTAATGTTGATTAACACTGGAAATATACCAGTTAGCTCCGCTGAATGTGCTCCAAGCTTTGGACTAAAGACACAACTGCAGGGACACAGAGAAATCAAAAAGGGTGATAAACCATTCAGCTGCTCAGTTTGtaagaaaagttttcagtggCGAGCAGAGATCGTGAGGCACATGAGggtccacacaggagagaaaccgtTCAGCTGCTCAGTTTGTGGCAAAAGATTTGCTCTTTTTGGAAATCTGAGGCAACACGCCCCTATCCACACGGGGGAGAAACCATTTGGTTGCAGCGTGTGTCATAGAAAATTCACTTGGCATGCGTCCTACAAAAATCACAAGTGTGTTGTTAAGAGCAGCCAAACATGA